A genome region from Methanococcoides burtonii DSM 6242 includes the following:
- a CDS encoding RAD55 family ATPase has translation MARNKFPVHTTLSSEAVKILERYEKELGAKNLVLEKALLSLDSTKFKSKIDINNIDKVIKRVSTGVAGLDDMLEGGVPKGSSVIVTGPPGTGKTTLCMQFLMEGVKADEKCLFFSFEERIPQLIQHFMRFGWDLGSHIDDGYLEIFGMSMLTFEEIGEIIETYKPQRIVFDSLNVFTDPEEFRKSISWRSLHKLLKKLNITTFLVTEKENGMEKKVYDKYDFVGDGIIFLDKMQINEVEPTLTPVLAVQKMRATKVDTTPQPFRFTDKGISKYRTVNLMANKLQERMDVARSSSSEEPRYQ, from the coding sequence ATGGCGCGAAATAAGTTCCCTGTTCACACGACATTAAGTTCTGAAGCTGTTAAGATACTCGAAAGGTATGAAAAGGAACTTGGAGCCAAGAATCTTGTTCTTGAAAAAGCTTTGTTGTCACTTGATAGTACCAAGTTTAAATCCAAGATCGATATAAATAATATTGATAAAGTAATCAAGAGGGTAAGCACAGGCGTAGCTGGACTCGATGACATGCTTGAAGGTGGCGTTCCAAAAGGTTCCTCCGTAATCGTCACAGGCCCACCCGGCACAGGCAAAACAACTCTTTGTATGCAATTTTTAATGGAAGGCGTAAAAGCTGATGAAAAGTGTCTTTTCTTTTCTTTTGAAGAACGCATTCCACAACTTATCCAGCATTTCATGCGATTTGGATGGGACCTTGGAAGTCATATCGATGATGGTTATCTTGAGATCTTCGGAATGTCCATGCTTACTTTTGAAGAGATCGGCGAGATAATCGAGACCTACAAACCACAAAGGATAGTTTTCGATTCACTAAATGTTTTTACCGATCCAGAAGAGTTCCGTAAATCCATTTCCTGGCGTTCTTTGCATAAACTTCTCAAAAAGTTGAACATAACCACATTCCTTGTTACTGAAAAGGAAAATGGTATGGAAAAAAAGGTATATGACAAATATGATTTTGTAGGCGATGGAATCATTTTCCTGGACAAGATGCAGATAAACGAAGTCGAACCAACTTTAACACCTGTTCTTGCAGTCCAGAAAATGAGAGCTACAAAAGTTGATACAACGCCTCAGCCATTCCGATTTACAGATAAAGGGATTTCAAAATATAGAACTGTTAACCTCATGGCAAACAAACTTCAGGAAAGAATGGATGTGGCTCGCAGTTCTTCCTCAGAGGAACCACGATACCAGTGA
- the ltrA gene encoding group II intron reverse transcriptase/maturase gives MNVRISNTPNNEAEALSGHAELNGEKLTDMLNWNFINWSSVESHVNRIQVRITKAVINKNWNLVKRLSYLLTHSHYAKLLAVRKVIRNKGRRTAGIDGEFWSTPVSKVNAARSLSDKRYKAKPLKRIFIEKYGSDKKRPLGIPTMYDRAMQALYALALDPIAEVTADKRSFGFRKFRSTHDACSQIFGTISKKDSAQCILEGDIKGCFDNISHQWLIDNIPMDKSILKQFLKAGFVYENSLFPTKAGTPQGGIISPILANMTLDGIEGVLADKYHRGVSGKITTRQRAKHKVNFVRYADDFIVTAKTKEIAEEAKELIKNFLTDRGLELSDEKTLITHIDDGFDFLGWNVRKYKGKLLIKPSKKSIKKVTEKISNTIKDGKTWTQEDLISKLNPIITGWSNYHQGVASKETFSLIDFKIWNILWKWAKRRHPMKSRTWIAHKYWHPKGTRKWVFSTMKNQLKLMSDKMIVRNPQIKLDKNPYTDTEYFVERKLNQGSKKLSGKFKTVWKNQKGKCPFCNLLIDINNGGEECPLHHKNGNHDDNGITNLVYAHVYCHRQYHANNPKITVARQGLRDA, from the coding sequence ATGAATGTAAGAATTTCAAATACACCAAATAATGAAGCAGAAGCCCTTAGTGGTCATGCTGAATTAAATGGTGAGAAGCTTACAGATATGCTCAACTGGAATTTCATCAATTGGAGTTCCGTTGAATCACATGTTAATAGAATACAAGTCAGAATTACGAAAGCAGTTATTAACAAAAATTGGAATTTAGTAAAAAGACTAAGTTATTTGCTAACCCATTCTCACTATGCTAAACTGTTAGCTGTCAGAAAGGTTATTCGAAATAAGGGTAGAAGAACAGCAGGAATCGATGGAGAATTCTGGTCAACACCAGTTTCCAAAGTGAATGCGGCTCGAAGTCTATCTGATAAAAGATATAAGGCAAAACCATTAAAAAGAATCTTTATTGAGAAATATGGTTCTGATAAGAAGCGACCTTTAGGTATCCCGACCATGTACGATAGAGCTATGCAAGCATTATATGCATTAGCACTTGACCCCATTGCAGAAGTAACAGCAGATAAACGTTCTTTTGGATTCAGAAAATTCAGAAGTACACATGATGCTTGCAGTCAAATTTTTGGAACAATAAGCAAAAAGGATTCTGCACAATGTATACTGGAAGGCGATATTAAAGGTTGTTTCGACAACATCAGTCACCAATGGTTAATTGACAATATCCCAATGGATAAATCAATTCTTAAACAATTCCTCAAAGCAGGATTTGTTTATGAAAATTCTCTATTTCCAACGAAAGCAGGAACACCACAAGGCGGTATTATATCACCAATATTAGCCAACATGACCTTAGATGGAATTGAAGGTGTATTGGCTGACAAATATCATCGAGGTGTAAGCGGTAAAATAACAACTCGTCAACGTGCAAAACACAAAGTTAATTTTGTGCGATACGCAGATGATTTTATTGTTACTGCAAAGACTAAAGAAATAGCAGAAGAAGCAAAAGAATTGATTAAGAATTTCCTAACGGATAGAGGTTTAGAACTATCTGATGAAAAAACCCTTATTACTCACATCGATGATGGTTTTGACTTTTTAGGTTGGAATGTCAGAAAATACAAAGGAAAACTTCTCATAAAACCGTCTAAGAAATCTATCAAGAAAGTAACTGAAAAAATCAGTAATACTATCAAAGATGGAAAAACTTGGACACAAGAAGATTTAATCTCTAAACTTAACCCTATCATAACTGGATGGTCAAATTATCATCAAGGAGTGGCTTCCAAAGAAACATTCTCCTTAATTGATTTTAAGATATGGAATATACTTTGGAAATGGGCTAAGAGAAGACACCCCATGAAATCAAGAACTTGGATTGCACACAAATACTGGCATCCCAAAGGAACGAGGAAATGGGTATTTTCAACAATGAAAAACCAACTTAAATTAATGTCAGATAAAATGATAGTTCGAAACCCACAAATAAAACTGGATAAGAACCCTTACACTGACACCGAATACTTTGTTGAACGCAAGCTCAATCAAGGTTCTAAAAAGTTATCAGGAAAGTTTAAAACCGTATGGAAGAATCAAAAAGGCAAATGTCCGTTTTGTAATCTATTGATTGACATTAACAACGGTGGAGAGGAATGCCCTTTACATCATAAAAATGGAAATCATGACGATAATGGAATAACAAACTTAGTTTATGCACATGTATATTGTCATAGACAATATCATGCAAATAATCCAAAAATAACTGTTGCCCGACAAGGGTTAAGAGATGCTTGA
- a CDS encoding phenylacetate--CoA ligase family protein, whose protein sequence is MCKICAKNDLKKTASDFGDEYSRFDKEEQTVKLKQLLKRVVLGSSFYQRKFEAAGIDVDAIKTLDDISRLPLTTKEELRDAYPLGLQAVPDEDIIRIHSSSGTTGSPVIIPYTQRDVDIWANMMMRCYQMAGLTKNDRIQITPGYGLWTAGIGFQAGAELLGAMAIPTGPGNTEKQLQMLLDLRSTALASTSSYALLLAEEINKRGLKKNIDLKIGIIGSERWSPKMRKRIEQELGIETFDIFGLTEIYGPGIGIDCYIHDGLHYWSDHLLFEIIDPVTEEKLPDGTLGELVITTLTKEGAPLIRYRTRDLTRIIPEPCKCGCLFPRIDRLLGRTDDRIKIKGVNVYPGQIEDVIQKVEGVSSEYQIVLERKQGRDSMLFRVEIDGADDLGNNRNRAGLLKKAFRDFIGISVDVECVKMGGLPRSEKKSKRVLDNREM, encoded by the coding sequence ATGTGCAAGATTTGTGCGAAAAATGATCTTAAAAAAACTGCTTCTGACTTTGGTGATGAATACTCCAGGTTTGATAAAGAAGAGCAAACTGTTAAGCTCAAACAGCTTCTCAAAAGAGTTGTGTTGGGAAGTTCCTTTTATCAGAGAAAGTTCGAAGCAGCTGGAATAGATGTCGATGCTATCAAGACCCTGGACGATATTTCAAGGCTTCCGTTAACAACTAAAGAGGAATTGCGGGATGCCTATCCACTGGGTCTTCAGGCTGTTCCCGATGAAGATATTATAAGGATACATTCATCATCAGGAACAACCGGCAGTCCCGTCATCATTCCATATACACAGAGGGATGTTGATATATGGGCAAATATGATGATGCGCTGCTACCAGATGGCAGGTCTTACCAAAAATGACAGGATACAGATCACACCCGGATATGGACTTTGGACCGCAGGTATCGGTTTTCAGGCAGGTGCCGAGCTTCTCGGAGCAATGGCAATTCCGACAGGACCAGGAAACACAGAAAAACAGTTACAGATGCTGCTCGATCTCAGATCCACAGCCCTTGCCAGCACATCATCCTACGCCCTCCTCCTTGCAGAGGAGATCAATAAAAGGGGGTTGAAGAAAAATATCGATCTGAAGATCGGTATCATCGGTTCCGAACGCTGGAGTCCTAAGATGAGAAAACGTATCGAGCAAGAGCTTGGAATTGAGACCTTTGATATATTCGGTCTCACTGAGATATATGGACCCGGCATTGGCATAGATTGCTACATTCATGACGGACTTCACTACTGGTCAGACCATCTGCTATTTGAGATCATCGACCCCGTCACAGAAGAGAAATTGCCCGATGGCACTCTTGGGGAGCTTGTCATAACAACCCTGACAAAGGAAGGTGCCCCCCTCATACGCTACAGGACGAGAGACCTTACACGAATCATCCCCGAACCCTGCAAATGTGGCTGTCTCTTCCCACGCATAGACCGTTTGTTAGGACGTACCGATGACAGGATAAAGATCAAAGGTGTAAACGTCTATCCGGGACAGATCGAAGATGTTATACAGAAGGTTGAAGGTGTCAGCAGTGAGTACCAGATCGTTCTTGAAAGAAAACAGGGCAGGGATTCAATGTTATTCAGGGTCGAGATAGATGGTGCAGATGACCTTGGGAACAACAGAAACCGAGCAGGGTTATTAAAGAAAGCCTTCAGGGACTTTATAGGTATCAGTGTAGATGTGGAATGCGTCAAGATGGGGGGGCTTCCCCGCAGTGAGAAAAAGAGCAAGAGGGTTCTTGATAACAGGGAAATGTGA
- a CDS encoding DUF1614 domain-containing protein — translation MAVLCYQQELSLSIITSLPLFLILVMMLVTANIDIPVSSIKTKKVQSLDRDALILEELFSVPLVKELSYSSKQAFNTVVSLNLGGFIIPFFVLIFLIVFQADFVGIELMLIMMLAVIFLSDFRNGIGVVVPDFIGILAIPFALIFSPDNLASVIFISGIGGILLGSMVTLLMVDREKKGSALIDVGGVGTFKAIYVTAILASLVSWFL, via the coding sequence ATGGCGGTACTATGCTATCAACAGGAACTATCTTTGAGCATAATAACCTCTTTACCATTGTTTTTAATTCTGGTAATGATGCTTGTTACTGCTAATATAGACATTCCGGTAAGCTCCATTAAAACAAAGAAGGTCCAATCGCTTGATAGGGATGCACTTATCCTGGAAGAGTTGTTTTCAGTCCCACTTGTAAAAGAGCTTTCCTACAGCAGTAAACAAGCTTTTAACACGGTGGTCTCCTTGAACTTAGGCGGATTTATCATACCTTTCTTTGTATTGATATTTCTGATAGTATTCCAGGCTGATTTTGTTGGAATTGAATTGATGTTGATAATGATGCTCGCAGTGATCTTCTTATCTGATTTTAGAAATGGTATCGGTGTTGTTGTGCCTGATTTTATAGGCATACTTGCGATTCCTTTTGCACTGATATTCTCTCCTGATAACTTAGCATCCGTTATATTCATCTCTGGTATTGGCGGGATACTTTTAGGAAGCATGGTCACTCTTTTGATGGTTGACAGAGAAAAAAAGGGAAGTGCCTTAATTGACGTTGGCGGAGTTGGAACGTTCAAGGCAATATATGTTACAGCGATCCTGGCTTCACTGGTATCGTGGTTCCTCTGA
- a CDS encoding sensor histidine kinase has product MVVSSYIDEIKINDSTIAKWQRIVDLMAEVLHVPAGLIMRVRYQHLEVFVSSESKDNPYRMGESVDSEWPHNLDVELGMKYYSGLPIKWPNGESFGTICVLDKISPTSKISSNKLMFEFKEVIETDLLVALHAYESEILKRTLIETKIDLDDACHVKSDFLASMSYELRTPLNSIIGFSDVLRTEEIGPLNEKQLKYLKNVSTSGKELLELINGLLELLKIESGKVQLQVEDVDVSEVIQEVKVLLEPRTVEKNISLVCNVRSDVGSIKADRAKFKDVLYDLINNAINFVSDDETIRCYATVHESDLYVTIHYTGVGIPEEELKNVFQPFINVRNFHVQKYQGTGLRLPIVKKIVELHGGAIWIESKPENGSTFTFTIPYNLN; this is encoded by the coding sequence TTGGTCGTATCTTCTTATATTGATGAGATCAAAATTAATGATAGTACAATTGCGAAATGGCAAAGAATTGTAGATTTGATGGCTGAGGTCTTGCATGTTCCTGCTGGTCTTATTATGAGAGTAAGATATCAACATCTTGAAGTGTTCGTGTCAAGTGAATCAAAAGACAATCCATACCGAATGGGTGAGTCAGTTGATTCGGAGTGGCCTCATAATCTTGATGTTGAGTTAGGAATGAAATATTATTCTGGTCTTCCTATCAAATGGCCAAATGGTGAAAGCTTTGGTACTATTTGTGTTCTGGATAAAATATCCCCTACATCAAAAATTTCTTCTAACAAGTTAATGTTTGAGTTTAAGGAAGTTATTGAAACCGATCTGTTAGTTGCTTTACATGCATATGAGAGTGAGATCCTTAAAAGAACACTAATTGAAACAAAAATAGATCTGGATGATGCTTGTCATGTCAAAAGTGATTTCCTTGCGAGTATGAGTTATGAGTTACGTACGCCACTTAATTCGATAATCGGTTTCTCTGATGTACTAAGGACTGAAGAGATCGGGCCGCTTAATGAAAAGCAATTAAAATATCTAAAAAACGTTTCTACAAGTGGAAAGGAGCTGCTTGAACTCATTAATGGTCTGTTGGAACTTTTAAAAATCGAAAGTGGTAAAGTACAACTTCAGGTCGAAGATGTTGATGTATCAGAAGTTATTCAAGAGGTAAAGGTTCTGTTGGAACCTCGTACAGTAGAAAAAAACATTAGTCTGGTATGCAATGTAAGGTCTGATGTTGGAAGTATAAAGGCAGATCGAGCCAAGTTCAAAGATGTCTTGTATGATCTTATTAATAATGCTATTAATTTTGTATCAGATGATGAAACAATAAGATGTTATGCTACTGTTCATGAAAGTGACTTATACGTTACCATCCATTATACTGGAGTCGGAATTCCAGAAGAAGAGCTGAAAAACGTTTTTCAGCCTTTTATAAATGTAAGAAATTTCCATGTGCAAAAATATCAGGGAACCGGATTGAGGTTACCAATTGTCAAGAAGATAGTTGAATTGCATGGAGGTGCTATCTGGATCGAATCTAAACCTGAAAATGGAAGTACTTTCACTTTTACAATTCCTTATAATTTAAATTAA
- a CDS encoding UvrD-helicase domain-containing protein — MTNTDLDPQQTKAVTYTDGPLLILAGPGSGKTFTITEKVFDLIEKGLSPERILAFFHDL; from the coding sequence ATGACAAACACAGACCTTGATCCACAACAAACCAAAGCTGTCACCTATACTGATGGACCCCTCCTAATCCTCGCAGGTCCCGGCTCCGGAAAAACCTTCACCATCACAGAAAAAGTGTTCGATCTCATTGAAAAAGGTCTGTCTCCTGAAAGAATACTTGCCTTTTTTCATGATCTTTAA
- the iorA gene encoding indolepyruvate ferredoxin oxidoreductase subunit alpha yields the protein MKLTSKRILMGNEAIAFGAMKAGVQITSGYPGTPSTEVMETIISHAKKYGIYAEWATNEKVALETAVGAAYSGANTMVTMKQVGLNVASDPLMSLSYIGIKGSLVILVSDDPGPHSSQTEQDTRSFGHFANIPVLDPSTPQEAYDMTKLAFKLSHEMEIPVILRTTTRLSHGCADVMIEDIDPVSRNIEGFVKDPRWIIFPELTAQRHPWLEELQIRLSDRFSEYFTESSFNLISKGSSKIGIVASGVSYLYAKEATKDSSATFSLFKIGTVYPFPEKAALDFLTHIKDLIVIEELDPYLEEQFLQLIGKHHLDTNVHGKKNGHFSISGEYNVDVVIDGINSSLKTINTDISVLHHSSPVVDKEKIPSLPVRPPTLCAGCMHRTVFYAFKKVAGKLKTEKINTIFSGDIGCYSLGNAKPLNMVDTCLCMGAGISIAAGLSHTHHYQEDKKAKQVAFIGDSTFFHSGVAAVISAVYNNADITIAVLDNRTTAMTGHQPHPGIGLTATGVSTKIIDIAEVLKSCGVDLVETIDVNDLGECIDTAKRAMDFEGPSAVVFKGKCVGITKGAGQYVIDENKCTRCRVCVTQLGCPAIFSPSNKPPVIQDNCTGCSLCAQICPSDAIVLKEDLQ from the coding sequence ATGAAATTGACCAGTAAACGTATATTAATGGGCAACGAAGCGATCGCTTTTGGAGCAATGAAAGCCGGTGTTCAGATAACAAGCGGTTATCCGGGTACACCTTCGACCGAGGTGATGGAGACCATCATCTCCCATGCAAAAAAATATGGCATATATGCCGAATGGGCTACCAACGAAAAAGTGGCTCTTGAAACGGCGGTTGGAGCTGCTTATTCAGGTGCCAATACCATGGTAACCATGAAACAGGTGGGACTTAATGTAGCATCTGACCCCCTCATGAGCCTTTCCTACATAGGTATCAAAGGGTCACTTGTCATCCTTGTCTCCGATGATCCCGGACCCCATTCCTCCCAGACAGAACAGGATACGAGGTCCTTTGGACACTTTGCAAATATTCCTGTCCTGGACCCGTCCACACCCCAGGAAGCTTATGATATGACAAAGCTGGCCTTCAAGCTATCACATGAGATGGAGATACCTGTGATACTCAGGACAACGACACGTTTATCCCATGGCTGTGCTGATGTGATGATCGAAGATATAGACCCGGTCTCCCGTAACATCGAAGGTTTTGTAAAGGATCCTCGCTGGATAATATTCCCGGAACTGACGGCTCAAAGACACCCCTGGCTCGAAGAACTTCAGATAAGGCTGTCAGACCGCTTTTCAGAATATTTCACAGAGAGCTCATTTAACTTAATATCAAAAGGAAGCAGCAAGATCGGTATTGTAGCCTCTGGTGTTTCCTATCTGTACGCAAAAGAAGCTACGAAGGATAGCTCTGCAACCTTCTCTCTTTTCAAGATTGGTACAGTTTATCCTTTCCCTGAAAAAGCAGCCCTTGATTTCCTGACCCATATCAAAGACCTCATCGTTATCGAAGAGCTTGACCCATACCTTGAGGAGCAGTTCCTGCAATTGATAGGCAAGCATCATCTCGATACGAACGTACATGGAAAGAAGAACGGTCATTTCTCAATAAGTGGAGAATATAATGTTGATGTAGTGATCGATGGGATCAACAGCTCACTTAAAACCATCAATACAGACATTTCTGTCCTTCACCACTCATCTCCTGTGGTCGATAAAGAAAAGATACCTTCACTTCCCGTAAGACCACCGACATTATGTGCAGGTTGCATGCACAGAACAGTCTTTTACGCATTCAAAAAAGTAGCTGGGAAATTAAAAACCGAAAAGATCAATACCATATTTTCAGGAGACATCGGATGTTACAGTCTTGGAAATGCCAAACCTCTCAACATGGTGGATACATGTCTTTGCATGGGAGCAGGGATAAGCATAGCAGCAGGGCTATCCCATACACATCATTATCAAGAAGACAAAAAAGCAAAACAGGTGGCATTTATCGGTGACTCCACGTTTTTCCATTCCGGGGTAGCTGCCGTTATAAGTGCAGTGTACAACAATGCTGACATCACCATTGCAGTCCTTGACAATAGGACCACTGCTATGACAGGTCATCAACCTCATCCGGGCATTGGCCTGACAGCCACAGGCGTTTCCACAAAGATCATCGATATTGCCGAGGTCCTCAAAAGCTGTGGAGTTGACCTTGTCGAGACCATAGATGTCAATGACCTTGGTGAATGCATAGACACCGCAAAAAGAGCCATGGATTTTGAAGGCCCTTCTGCTGTCGTATTCAAAGGAAAATGCGTAGGCATCACAAAAGGAGCCGGGCAATATGTGATAGATGAGAATAAATGCACACGTTGCAGGGTCTGTGTCACTCAACTTGGATGTCCTGCCATATTCTCGCCATCCAACAAACCTCCGGTCATACAAGACAACTGCACAGGTTGCAGTTTGTGTGCACAGATCTGTCCATCTGATGCTATTGTTCTGAAGGAGGATCTACAATGA
- a CDS encoding small ribosomal subunit Rsm22 family protein, translating to MPANKVLSVLKYVSRMKKEFMLSELKNHVEDEMSIQSIYNEVSSSLFDLRLNAVPMGNDFRIIRAPGKENLVLSPEDKELMSSFLKFSTMPKKLQRLIEQYIGEKTSKDWDDPIVLEKIRWAIQSQKAGYWKEGKARKISYEKGYSILGYLAYQFPVYFIQFQHILYSMELDGLLKTRMKIVDFGTGPGTVPAAIADHYMRLENAEVDIHSVELYDENIEAYKHIVPEYAKDDLNVKIEEIIKANIKDLTADDLPDKVDMMVFSNVLNEISELSLDEKAALLKELSKKLVDDGNIVLIEPADKANSTELRRLMFALKGSGLNVYSPCSFIWCAGCKPDECWSFEQKNDINPPVLMKKLADCDEPFRYLNTDIKYSYVILRKDRQTRIKFKVPLKSKFARLSTIDKFAAKRINIVCSLMSGDLGDNQYSVYKVCDGTSRKQVYVILPFHNMNVENNAIKEVEYGGIIKIYDVLVKYNEEKDSYNLILGKMSAVEKVE from the coding sequence ATGCCTGCTAATAAAGTACTCTCTGTCCTAAAATATGTCTCTCGTATGAAAAAGGAGTTCATGCTCTCTGAGCTTAAGAATCATGTTGAAGACGAAATGTCTATACAATCCATTTATAATGAGGTTTCATCATCTCTGTTCGACCTTAGGCTCAATGCTGTACCGATGGGAAATGATTTCAGAATAATAAGAGCTCCTGGGAAAGAAAACCTTGTGCTCAGTCCTGAAGATAAGGAACTGATGAGTTCATTTTTAAAGTTCAGTACGATGCCGAAGAAGCTTCAAAGGCTCATTGAACAGTATATCGGTGAGAAGACCTCTAAAGATTGGGATGATCCTATAGTCCTGGAGAAAATAAGATGGGCGATACAATCCCAAAAGGCCGGTTACTGGAAAGAGGGTAAGGCAAGGAAGATAAGTTATGAAAAAGGTTACAGTATCCTTGGTTACCTTGCTTATCAGTTCCCTGTCTATTTCATCCAGTTCCAGCATATCCTCTACAGCATGGAGCTTGATGGCCTGCTCAAGACGAGAATGAAAATAGTTGACTTCGGTACCGGTCCGGGAACCGTTCCTGCTGCAATAGCAGACCATTACATGCGATTGGAAAATGCAGAAGTCGATATCCACAGTGTGGAGCTCTATGATGAGAACATCGAAGCATATAAGCATATTGTCCCTGAATATGCAAAGGATGATCTGAATGTGAAGATCGAGGAGATCATTAAGGCAAATATTAAAGACCTTACAGCTGACGATCTTCCTGATAAAGTGGATATGATGGTTTTCTCGAACGTGCTCAATGAAATAAGTGAGCTATCACTCGATGAAAAGGCAGCTCTTCTTAAGGAATTATCTAAAAAGCTCGTTGATGATGGGAATATCGTTCTGATCGAACCTGCTGACAAAGCGAATTCTACAGAACTAAGAAGGCTGATGTTCGCTCTTAAAGGTTCAGGGCTTAATGTTTACAGTCCCTGCTCGTTCATTTGGTGTGCCGGATGCAAACCGGATGAATGCTGGAGCTTTGAGCAGAAAAATGATATCAATCCACCAGTTTTGATGAAGAAACTTGCAGATTGTGATGAGCCGTTCCGTTATTTGAACACTGATATCAAGTATTCCTACGTGATCCTCAGAAAGGACAGGCAGACACGTATCAAGTTCAAGGTGCCTCTAAAATCGAAATTTGCAAGGCTTTCAACGATCGATAAATTTGCAGCCAAACGCATAAATATCGTTTGTTCTCTGATGTCAGGTGATCTTGGGGACAATCAGTATAGTGTTTACAAAGTATGTGACGGCACTTCAAGAAAGCAGGTATATGTAATTTTACCATTCCATAATATGAATGTGGAAAATAATGCTATCAAAGAAGTGGAGTATGGCGGGATTATAAAGATATATGACGTCCTTGTTAAATATAATGAGGAAAAGGACTCGTATAATTTAATTCTTGGTAAGATGAGTGCTGTTGAAAAAGTGGAATGA
- a CDS encoding SMR family transporter: MFLVISIPLLEKALRVIPVSAGYAVRMDIGILGTTLLGIFFFNESMYVV, encoded by the coding sequence ATCTTTCTTGTGATTAGCATACCCCTTCTGGAAAAGGCACTTCGTGTTATTCCTGTAAGTGCCGGATATGCGGTTCGGATGGACATAGGTATCCTCGGTACTACTTTGCTGGGAATCTTCTTTTTCAATGAATCCATGTATGTTGTCTGA
- a CDS encoding indolepyruvate oxidoreductase subunit beta: MKFDIIIAGVGGQGVVLASRLLATAAMNASFHVTTAETIGMAQREGSVTSHVRIGDEVCGSLIPSGNADLIIGLEPAETARNLHFLGNGGSIIVNEHAVMPSVNGSVKYDPEQVLEFLKANCQEIISFDFTQLAKQAGTYRAANVAMLAAVAGTDLLPFTPDDLWNVLEKMVPEKYRDVNRRAFDMAFERVSSIKKPEQ; the protein is encoded by the coding sequence ATGAAATTCGATATAATCATCGCAGGTGTAGGCGGACAGGGCGTTGTACTTGCCTCCCGACTTCTTGCGACTGCTGCCATGAATGCTAGCTTTCATGTCACCACCGCTGAGACAATAGGCATGGCCCAGAGAGAAGGATCAGTTACCAGTCACGTAAGAATAGGGGACGAGGTATGTGGCTCACTTATCCCCTCAGGAAATGCTGATCTCATTATCGGACTTGAGCCTGCGGAAACTGCAAGGAACCTCCATTTTCTGGGCAATGGTGGCAGCATTATTGTAAATGAGCATGCTGTAATGCCATCTGTAAACGGATCTGTCAAATACGATCCTGAACAGGTGCTCGAATTTCTGAAAGCTAACTGTCAGGAGATCATATCTTTCGATTTCACACAACTTGCAAAACAGGCAGGAACCTACCGGGCAGCAAATGTTGCGATGCTGGCAGCAGTTGCTGGTACGGACCTACTTCCATTCACTCCGGATGATCTATGGAATGTACTTGAGAAGATGGTGCCTGAAAAGTACAGGGATGTGAACAGGAGGGCTTTTGACATGGCTTTCGAAAGGGTCTCCAGTATAAAGAAACCTGAACAATAG